A single window of Eucalyptus grandis isolate ANBG69807.140 chromosome 1, ASM1654582v1, whole genome shotgun sequence DNA harbors:
- the LOC120291142 gene encoding G-type lectin S-receptor-like serine/threonine-protein kinase At2g19130 isoform X1 produces the protein MRPADEASENAQVPVEVSTYYSARFLTLSSLRSLTSPSLLSTNRYIYFLLCIMFLNLSARTSFGTAMDSNKSSPWSFILPSFLLCLSLCIHLCLGTDKLDANQSLSGNETLTSSGGDFVLGFFTPGKSSYSYIGIWYNKVREQTIVWVANRDNPVTDRYSTELKILDGNLIIVNGSQVPVWSTNLRTSSSGSSSMVAVLGDDGNFALKDGPNSSVTLWQSFDHMTHTWLPGAKLEINKRKNTVLTSWKNAEDPSTGLFSLQLQPSNEYFILWNMSFRYYTTGKWDSKNKVYENVPELKANTIFDFIFVDNENESYFTYRRKDGSTTPSRFVMDLSGQMQMLSWLPSQQWNMFWSQPPKKCQVRNFCGPFGVCSESTDNFCSCLPGFSITSLRDWNLGDMSSGCKRNSRLSCALSTLDGEKDQFLLSPNMKLPTDSQSLPVRDANECHLSCLNNCSCTAYVFKDNACSIWFGHLFNAQQLAQGDSTGNSFYLRLAASDIEDPSKKSNVTAIVAGSFSSAVAILAIVLFGVWRWRRRATVTTKTVEGSLIAFAYRDLQVATKNFSEKLGGGGFGSVFKGTLPDSIHIAVKKLESISQGEKQFRTEVSTIGTIQHVNLARLHGFCSEGDKRLLVYDFMPNGSLDYHLFHRKESKTLDWKMRYQIALGTARGLAYLHEKCRDCIIHCDIKPENILLDAELCPTVADFGLAKLVGRDFSRVLTTIRGTRGYLAPEWISGVAITAKADVYSYGMMLFEFVSGRRNSELLENGAIKFFPTWAARKVSEGGNLLDLLDPNLEANADTEELTRICRVACWCVQDAESHRPSMGQVVLILEGVLDVNLPQIPRALQMIHDNQEHVVFFTKSSSSNQSSQMERNTLTASMQNQNSTPSTNSKS, from the coding sequence ATGCGACCTGCGGATGAGGCCAGTGAAAATGCACAAGTCCCAGTTGAAGTTTCCACATATTACTCTGCGCGTTTCTTGACCCTTTCTTCTTTGAGATCTCTTACCTCACCCTCACTCTTGAGCACAAACAGGTATATATACTTCCTCCTGTGCATTATGTTTCTAAACCTGTCCGCTCGAACCTCGTTTGGTACAGCCATGGATAGCAACAAAAGCAGTCCATGGTCGTTCATCCTCCCAAGTTTCTTGCTTTGCTTATCTCTCTGCATCCACCTCTGTCTTGGCACAGACAAGCTCGATGCAAATCAGTCTCTATCTGGTAATGAAACCTTAACCTCCTCGGGTGGCGACTTTGTGCTTGGCTTCTTCACACCAGGCAAGTCGTCTTACTCCTACATAGGCATCTGGTACAACAAAGTTCGCGAGCAGACCATTGTCTGGGTCGCCAACAGAGACAACCCTGTCACCGACAGGTACTCCACTGAACTGAAGATCTTGGATGGCAATCTTATAATTGTCAACGGCTCCCAAGTCCCTGTTTGGTCCACGAATCTGCGTACTTCTTCATCTGGGTCGAGCTCCATGGTGGCGGTTCTTGGGGACGATGGCAACTTCGCTCTCAAAGACGGGCCAAATTCTTCCGTGACCCTCTGGCAGAGCTTTGATCACATGACACACACGTGGCTTCCTGGTGCGAAATTAGAGATCAACAAGCGCAAAAACACGGTCTTGACATCATGGAAGAACGCCGAGGATCCTTCGACAGGTTTGTTCTCTCTCCAGCTGCAGCCATCCAATGAGTACTTCATATTGTGGAACATGTCGTTTCGTTATTATACCACCGGGAAGTGGGATAGTAAGAATAAAGTGTATGAAAACGTGCCTGAGTTGAAAGCGAACACTATTTTCGATTTCATCTTTGTGGACAATGAAAATGAGAGCTACTTCACTTATAGAAGGAAAGATGGCAGCACTACCCCATCAAGATTCGTGATGGATCTTTCTGGACAAATGCAGATGCTTTCCTGGTTGCCCTCACAGCAGTGGAACATGTTCTGGTCCCAGCCCCCGAAAAAATGTCAAGTCCGCAATTTTTGTGGGCCTTTTGGTGTTTGCAGCGAGAGCACGGATAACTTTTGCAGTTGCTTGCCAGGGTTTAGTATAACCTCACTAAGAGATTGGAATCTGGGTGATATGTCTAGTGGTTGTAAGAGGAATTCCAGATTGAGTTGTGCTTTGAGCACTTTGGATGGGGAGAAGGACCAATTCTTGCTTAGTCCTAACATGAAATTGCCGACGGATTCCCAATCTTTACCTGTAAGAGACGCCAACGAATGTCACCTCTCTTGTTTGAACAATTGCTCTTGCACGGCTTATGTTTTCAAGGATAATGCCTGCTCAATTTGGTTTGGGCATCTTTTCAATGCACAACAGCTCGCACAAGGTGATTCCACTGGAAATAGCTTCTATCTCCGGCTTGCCGCTTCCGACATTGAGGATCCAAGCAAGAAGAGTAATGTAACTGCGATAGTTGCAGGGTCTTTTAGCTCTGCAGTGGCAATATTGGCCATTGTCTTGTTTGGCGtctggagatggaggagaagggCAACTGTAACAACAAAGACAGTGGAGGGTTCACTGATAGCCTTTGCATACCGGGACTTACAAGTAGCAACAAAGAATTTCTCAGAGAAGTTGGGTGGGGGtgggttcggttcagttttcaAAGGAACATTACCTGATTCAATTCACATAGCGGTCAAGAAGCTTGAAAGCATAAGTCAAGGAGAGAAGCAATTCCGAACAGAAGTAAGCACAATCGGCACCATCCAGCATGTGAATCTTGCCAGGCTTCACGGGTTTTGCTCTGAAGGTGACAAAAGGCTTTTGGTCTACGATTTCATGCCAAATGGTTCCTTAGACTATCATCTCTTTCATAGAAAGGAGTCGAAGACCCTGGATTGGAAAATGAGGTACCAAATTGCTTTGGGAACGGCTCGAGGTCTGGCTTATCTCCATGAGAAGTGTAGAGACTGCATCATACATTGCGACATCAAGCCAGAGAACATCCTTCTAGATGCTGAATTATGTCCAACAGTGGCAGATTTTGGCCTGGCAAAGCTTGTTGGCCGAGATTTCAGCAGGGTGTTGACAACTATTAGAGGCACAAGAGGGTATCTTGCACCGGAGTGGATCTCTGGAGTGGCCATAACAGCAAAAGCTGATGTTTATAGCTATGGAATGATGCTCTTTGAATTTGTATCAGGACGGAGGAACTCAGAGCTATTGGAAAATGGGGCTATCAAGTTCTTCCCAACATGGGCTGCTAGGAAGGTATCTGAAGGAGGTAACCTGCTTGATCTTCTGGACCCAAACTTGGAGGCAAATGCCGATACTGAAGAGCTAACTAGGATTTGCAGAGTTGCTTGCTGGTGTGTCCAAGATGCAGAATCTCACAGGCCATCGATGGGGCAGGTtgttctaatacttgagggggTTTTGGATGTGAACCTGCCCCAGATACCGAGAGCCCTTCAAATGATTCATGATAATCAGGAGCATGTAGTTTTCTTCACTAAGTCATCATCATCTAACCAGAGTTCCCAGATGGAGAGAAACACATTAACTGCATCCATGCAGAACCAAAATAGTACACCTTCAACAAATTCCAAGTCTTGA
- the LOC120291142 gene encoding G-type lectin S-receptor-like serine/threonine-protein kinase At2g19130 isoform X2, with translation MVAVLGDDGNFALKDGPNSSVTLWQSFDHMTHTWLPGAKLEINKRKNTVLTSWKNAEDPSTGLFSLQLQPSNEYFILWNMSFRYYTTGKWDSKNKVYENVPELKANTIFDFIFVDNENESYFTYRRKDGSTTPSRFVMDLSGQMQMLSWLPSQQWNMFWSQPPKKCQVRNFCGPFGVCSESTDNFCSCLPGFSITSLRDWNLGDMSSGCKRNSRLSCALSTLDGEKDQFLLSPNMKLPTDSQSLPVRDANECHLSCLNNCSCTAYVFKDNACSIWFGHLFNAQQLAQGDSTGNSFYLRLAASDIEDPSKKSNVTAIVAGSFSSAVAILAIVLFGVWRWRRRATVTTKTVEGSLIAFAYRDLQVATKNFSEKLGGGGFGSVFKGTLPDSIHIAVKKLESISQGEKQFRTEVSTIGTIQHVNLARLHGFCSEGDKRLLVYDFMPNGSLDYHLFHRKESKTLDWKMRYQIALGTARGLAYLHEKCRDCIIHCDIKPENILLDAELCPTVADFGLAKLVGRDFSRVLTTIRGTRGYLAPEWISGVAITAKADVYSYGMMLFEFVSGRRNSELLENGAIKFFPTWAARKVSEGGNLLDLLDPNLEANADTEELTRICRVACWCVQDAESHRPSMGQVVLILEGVLDVNLPQIPRALQMIHDNQEHVVFFTKSSSSNQSSQMERNTLTASMQNQNSTPSTNSKS, from the coding sequence ATGGTGGCGGTTCTTGGGGACGATGGCAACTTCGCTCTCAAAGACGGGCCAAATTCTTCCGTGACCCTCTGGCAGAGCTTTGATCACATGACACACACGTGGCTTCCTGGTGCGAAATTAGAGATCAACAAGCGCAAAAACACGGTCTTGACATCATGGAAGAACGCCGAGGATCCTTCGACAGGTTTGTTCTCTCTCCAGCTGCAGCCATCCAATGAGTACTTCATATTGTGGAACATGTCGTTTCGTTATTATACCACCGGGAAGTGGGATAGTAAGAATAAAGTGTATGAAAACGTGCCTGAGTTGAAAGCGAACACTATTTTCGATTTCATCTTTGTGGACAATGAAAATGAGAGCTACTTCACTTATAGAAGGAAAGATGGCAGCACTACCCCATCAAGATTCGTGATGGATCTTTCTGGACAAATGCAGATGCTTTCCTGGTTGCCCTCACAGCAGTGGAACATGTTCTGGTCCCAGCCCCCGAAAAAATGTCAAGTCCGCAATTTTTGTGGGCCTTTTGGTGTTTGCAGCGAGAGCACGGATAACTTTTGCAGTTGCTTGCCAGGGTTTAGTATAACCTCACTAAGAGATTGGAATCTGGGTGATATGTCTAGTGGTTGTAAGAGGAATTCCAGATTGAGTTGTGCTTTGAGCACTTTGGATGGGGAGAAGGACCAATTCTTGCTTAGTCCTAACATGAAATTGCCGACGGATTCCCAATCTTTACCTGTAAGAGACGCCAACGAATGTCACCTCTCTTGTTTGAACAATTGCTCTTGCACGGCTTATGTTTTCAAGGATAATGCCTGCTCAATTTGGTTTGGGCATCTTTTCAATGCACAACAGCTCGCACAAGGTGATTCCACTGGAAATAGCTTCTATCTCCGGCTTGCCGCTTCCGACATTGAGGATCCAAGCAAGAAGAGTAATGTAACTGCGATAGTTGCAGGGTCTTTTAGCTCTGCAGTGGCAATATTGGCCATTGTCTTGTTTGGCGtctggagatggaggagaagggCAACTGTAACAACAAAGACAGTGGAGGGTTCACTGATAGCCTTTGCATACCGGGACTTACAAGTAGCAACAAAGAATTTCTCAGAGAAGTTGGGTGGGGGtgggttcggttcagttttcaAAGGAACATTACCTGATTCAATTCACATAGCGGTCAAGAAGCTTGAAAGCATAAGTCAAGGAGAGAAGCAATTCCGAACAGAAGTAAGCACAATCGGCACCATCCAGCATGTGAATCTTGCCAGGCTTCACGGGTTTTGCTCTGAAGGTGACAAAAGGCTTTTGGTCTACGATTTCATGCCAAATGGTTCCTTAGACTATCATCTCTTTCATAGAAAGGAGTCGAAGACCCTGGATTGGAAAATGAGGTACCAAATTGCTTTGGGAACGGCTCGAGGTCTGGCTTATCTCCATGAGAAGTGTAGAGACTGCATCATACATTGCGACATCAAGCCAGAGAACATCCTTCTAGATGCTGAATTATGTCCAACAGTGGCAGATTTTGGCCTGGCAAAGCTTGTTGGCCGAGATTTCAGCAGGGTGTTGACAACTATTAGAGGCACAAGAGGGTATCTTGCACCGGAGTGGATCTCTGGAGTGGCCATAACAGCAAAAGCTGATGTTTATAGCTATGGAATGATGCTCTTTGAATTTGTATCAGGACGGAGGAACTCAGAGCTATTGGAAAATGGGGCTATCAAGTTCTTCCCAACATGGGCTGCTAGGAAGGTATCTGAAGGAGGTAACCTGCTTGATCTTCTGGACCCAAACTTGGAGGCAAATGCCGATACTGAAGAGCTAACTAGGATTTGCAGAGTTGCTTGCTGGTGTGTCCAAGATGCAGAATCTCACAGGCCATCGATGGGGCAGGTtgttctaatacttgagggggTTTTGGATGTGAACCTGCCCCAGATACCGAGAGCCCTTCAAATGATTCATGATAATCAGGAGCATGTAGTTTTCTTCACTAAGTCATCATCATCTAACCAGAGTTCCCAGATGGAGAGAAACACATTAACTGCATCCATGCAGAACCAAAATAGTACACCTTCAACAAATTCCAAGTCTTGA